ATAATCGACAGGTCAGTTTCAACCATAAGAAATACAATGGACTTTATCTTCAGTAGAATAGAAAAGTATTACCCCTATAATCTGCTCCTGTTAGCAGACGAAACAGTTGTAGCTATAAACAAGTATCTTCCTTATTCAGATGTTTACATAGCAAAACAACAGGGGAAAATAGTAGGTGTGATAAGTCTGTTGCCAGTAGATAAACAAACGATTGAAATAAAAAACATAGCTATCTCTCCTGCATATCAGGGGAAAGGGCTGGGTAGCTGGATTCTGAAAAAAGCAGAAGAAATTGCTAGAAAAGGTGGTTATATAACCATTATTGTCGGCACAGCTGATTGTGGGACAAAACAGATTCAATTTTACGAGAAGCATGGTTATTCGAAGTATGCGATAAAGGAAAACTTTTTTCTTGAGAATTATGCCCAGCCAATTTATGAAAATGGGATAATACTAAAAGATATGATTATGTTGAGAAAAGAGTTGAAATGAAGACAGATAGGTAAAGATTACCCGATATTACATATGGAGATAAAGGGAAAATTATGATAACGAAAAAGGAACTTCTGCAAATGCTTTCGGACACTGAGAGCTACAATATTGAGAGAACAGAATCGACTGGCAATATGGATAAGTTTTGTCAGGCGATATGCGCTTTTTCAAATGATATGTCGGGAAGTGGTAAGAATGGCTATCTCATTATTGGAGCCAAGGACAATGGAAAGTTGTCAGGTTTGCAGGTCGATGATAAACTTTTATTGCAGATTGCCAATATTCGGACAGATGGTAATATTCTCCCTCAGCCCATCATGACAGTGGAGAAATTCAGTTTTGGTGAGGGGGATGTATTGGTTGCAGAAGTTCAACCTTCAGAGTTTCCTCCCGTGCGTTATCGTGGTCGTGTTTGGGTGCGTGTCGGCCCTCGGAAGAGCACTGCAACAGAGGCAGAAGAAAAGATACTCACCGAAAGGCGACTCTCCAACGTTCATACTTTTGATGCTATGCCTTGTTTGGGAACGAGCATTGACGACTTGGATGTAGCTCTCATTCGTAAGGAGTTTTTGCCCAAGGCTGTGGCAGAGGATGTTCTCGGTGAAGATAAACGAGATATCACGGATCAACTTGCCTCTCTTGGCTTATATGATTTGCGTTATAACTGTCCGACTAATGGGGCTATTGTCCTGTTCGGAAAGAATCCTGAACGACACGTACATGGGGCGTATATTCAATATGTTCGCTTCAGGGGTAAGGATCGCACAGGTGATATTCTCAACGAGCATAAGTTTAGCGGTAATCTTTGTAAGGTATTGCCAAAGATTGATGCTTTTGTCGAGACAAGTATCTCACAAAAGCGTCCCATTCCCGTAAGTGTACTTCGGGAAGAAACAGTTTCCAAGTACCCATACTGGGCTACTCGAGAGTTATTGATGAATGCTATTATGCACAGGGATTACGAGGGAAACGCTCCTATTCAGTTTTATGAGTATGATGATCGCATCGAGATCCAAAACCCTGGCGGCTTATACGGCAAGGTCAGTCCCGATAATTTCCCCAATGTGAGTGATTATCGGAATCCCTTTATTGCCGAAGCAATGAAAGTCTTGGGCTATGTAAACCGATTCAGCCGTGGAGTCTATCGAGCTCAGAAGGAGTTGGAAGAAAACGGTAACGGGCAAGCCTCTTTTGATTTTTCATTGATTACAGCTTTTCGAGTAGTCGAGAACGTTTCTCAAAAGTATTTTGAAGAAGGCTTTGGGGGAGAAACATCCAAGAAACATCCAAGAAACATCCAAGAGACTACCCAAGAAACTACCCAAGAAACTACCCAAGAAAGGATTTTAGCAGCTATTCAGGCAAAGCCAGAAATTACTCAAAAGGAATTAGCTCAATCTATCGGCATTACTCTTGATGGCATTAAATATCATATTAAGAATATGACCAAATTGGGACTCATCAAGCACGAAGGCTCTACAAAGGCTGGAAAGTGGATAATAATCAAATAACGTCAGTTCGACGTAAGAAAAAGCCAATGGATTTGTTTTCTGATTAGTGGTAAACGCCCAAAGGACGTGGGCATTATGCTTGAAAAAGTAGCGAATTATTTGTATCTTAGCTGTTGATAATCAATAAGATACGAACAAACAAAACGCTACTTTATGAAGACAAATATAGTTGATGTTTTTTGCATCATAGATGATTTCTCCAAGCTTTTTGATGAAGCAATCAAGAAAAAGACCCTCGAAGAGGAAGACAAAAAACGCAGGAATAGAAAGTTTAAGATGTCGGACAGTGAGGTCATGACCATCCTGATCCTGTTTCATCTGTCAAGATACCGAGATTTGAAAGCTTTTTATCTTCAATACATCACCCATTCTTGTCGATCCGAGTTCCCACATCTTGTCTCTTATAATCGCTTTGTGGAGCTGCAAAGCAGGGTAGGTTTCAAGCTGATAGCATTTCTCAATATGTGTTGTTTGGGTCAATGTACAGGCATCTCTTTCATCGATTCCACCCCACTGAAGGCTTGTCATATCAAACGAGCTCATGGGCATAGGACAATGAGGGGATGGGCTCAAAAAGGCAAAAGCACCATGGGTTGGTTTTATGGATTCAAACTACATATTGTTATCAACGACAGGGGTGAAATCATCAACTATCAAATCACACCGGGCAATTGTGATGACAGAGAACCTCTGAAAGACGGAACATTCACCAAGAATCTTTTTGGCAAACTCATTGCCGATAGAGGCTACATTTCCCAAAACCTTTTTGACCGGCTCTTTGTCGATGACATCCACATGATAACCAAAATCAAAAAGAACATGAAGAACTCCCTGATGCATCTATATGACAAAGTTTTATTGAGAAAGAGAGCCTTGATCGAAACGGTCAATGATATGCTCAAAAATGTCTGTCAGATAGAGCACACGAGACATCGCAGTGTCAACAATTTTGTCACCAACCTGATCTCCGGTATCATCGCTTACAACATCCTGCCTAAAAAGCCTGAACTCAATATTGAAATCATCAGAAACCCTAACTTTCCTATTTCCGCTTAGATCGAACTGACGTAAAATATCGAGATCCAAAATCTGGCTCCACGCTTTTCAGAGAACGCTGTTTTGAATGCCTTGCCCTGAGAACACCTTCCAAATTATGGTCTGTCAATATTTTTTCTTTAATTTGGTCTTTTGAAGACGGAATCATTATCTGATAATTACCTTCCGTTGTATTGGAAAAGTACCGAATTGTATCTCTCCGGACAGGAGGTTTTCGGTGGAAGTGAACATTAAAGCAGTAACGTATGGAAAACCCTACGAACCCTCTCACGGATTCAATGGCACAGCCTGAATCCGAAGAATTGAAACCTACGACAACAGACCGGTTGCCGGAGGCTCAAAGCCTGGAAGTGGCAGATCCGACTCCTTTGGAAAACGAATCCAAATCAGCCGAAGAAAGTAAAACAAGTGTAAACGCCCGTTTGGCGGACATGACCGAGCTCGAGCTACTTGACAGCTTGGCCATATTACTCCAAGGAGAAGAGCTACCTCGCCGACAGGAAGTAGAGGCCTACAAAAGTGCTTTCTATAAGAAAAAGCAGGCTCGTACAGGAGAATCGGCCGACAGTACGACTTCGTCTATGGCCGAACCGGACTTGAACGAAGAGCGTCTGAAAGACTTGCTACAGCGTTTTCGCGAACTGAACCAAACACGAATAGAGTCGATGCAAAAGGAACGTGAGAGCAATTTGGCTCAGAAAGAAGCCCTCTTGCAACGACTGAGGGATCTTCTCGGCAGCAACGAGGAGTTCGGCAAGATCAGCCCTGTTTTTCATGAGATCCGCAAGTCATGGAAGGAGACCGGTCCCGTACCGGAAGCAAATGCTACGGATATAACCAAAGAATATAATAGTCTGGTAGAGCAGTTCTATGACCTGAAGCAGATCAATGATGAATTCCGCGCCTACGATTTCAAAAAGAATCTGGAGGCTAAGGAGGAATTGATCCATCAGGCCGAAGTGCTGACTGAGAATGCGGATGTCATCCATTCTTTCAGGGTGCTGCAAGAGCTGCATCATCAATGGCGCGAATTGGGACCGGTAGCTCGCGAACTCCGCGAAGAGGTGTGGGCGAGATTCAAGGCTGCTTCTACTGCTATCAATAAGAAGTATCAGGAACACTTCGAAAAGCAAAAGATGCGCGAGCAAGAGAATCTGGCTGCGAAAACATTGCTTTGTGAAGAAATGGAAGCGATAGATACCTCCGGTCTGAACTCGCTGGCCAAATGGGACGAGCAAACGAAGGCCGTACTAGAGATTCAGGCCAAGTGGAAGACTATAGGCTATGCTCGCAGAAGCGACAATGAGAAGATCTACGAGCGTTTCCGCGCAGCATGTGATAATTATTTCAATAAGAAAACAGCTTTCTTCAAAGGCAAACGTGAAGAGCTGACCGATAACTACAAGAAGAAGCTGGCCATGGTAGAAGAGGCGGAGAGCCTTCAGGAGAGTTCCGACTGGAAAGAAACCTCTGCTCGCTTGGCCGAACTCCAAAAGAAATGGAAAACCATCGGAGCCGTTCCTCATCGGTATAGTGATGAGATCTGGAAGCGTTTTACAACTGCATGCGATGCATTCTTCAAACGTAAAAAAGCCGAACAGGGAGATATGCGCTCCGAAGAACGCGAAAACCTGAAGAGCAAGAAAGCAATCATTGCAGAGCTTGAGACTTTGGATTCGGAAGAAGCAAGCGAGGGTATCATCGACAGGCTCAATGCTCTGGCCGGACGTTGGAATTCCATAGGCTTTGTACCGTTCAGAGAGAAGGATACTATCAACAAAGCTTACCGAAAATTGATCGATGGTCTGTACGACAAGCTGAATATCGAACGAAGCAACCGGCGCCTCGAAGGATACAATGCCTCCTTGGAACAACTGGAGGGTGGCGGCAAAGGACAGCTCTACGATGAACGTGATCGTATGACACGTATCCTCGACCGTATGCGCAACGAATTGCAGACCTATACGAACAATCTGGGTTTCCTCAATATATCCAGTAAAAGTGGGAATAGCCTGATGCGCGAAATGGAGCGCAAGAAGGAAAAGCTGGAAGAAGACATCCGTCTGATGATCGAAAAGATCAAGCTGATCGACAAGAAGGTGGAAGAGCTGAACTCTAAAGAGTAGGCTATCCCCCACTCCATCGGCAAAATAAAACCGAAGGAGAAAATAGCATTCAAGAATTGAGGCGAGCCACGAAGGTTTTATATCAGACTTTCGTGGCTCACTTCTTTTCTACTCGCTACTCATTGACAGAGTAAGAAACGCAAGGCCAAGAGATGAAAGACAGAATACAAGGCTGTTTTTTATCTCGATAGCGCAACAACCAAAAGGGCTATGCTGTTTCATTTCTAAAAGGATATACCGATGAAGATAGTAATAGCGGACAGCTATGCAGCTCTACCCGGAGATTTGGACTGGAGCGGTATCGAAGAAATGGGCGAATGCGTGTTCTACGAATATACCCGTCCGGAGGATTTGGCTCTGCGTGCTGCCGATGCTGAAATACTGCTTACCAACAAGACTCCTGTGACTGCGGCCGACATGGAAGGGATGCCCCACCTACGTTACATCGGACTGATGATTACAGGCCTTAATCTTATAGATATGGATGCTGCTCGTGAGCGTGGTATCACCATAACGAACATCCCCCACTATAGCACAGAATCAGTAGCCCAAATGGCAATCTCGCATCTGCTGCACATAACCATGCCGATCGGAGAACTTTCCCGGCAGGTGAAAGATGGTTGCTGGCAGAACGATTACGAACAAATCGCTCGCGATACTTATCAGATAGAACTGAGCGGGCTGACGATGGCTATCGTGGGACTTGGGGCAATAGGCACACGTGTAGCGGAAATGGCACGCGGATTCGGCATGAAGATTTTGGCACATACATCCAAATCTCCAATCGAGTTGCCTTCTTATATAGAAAAGGCCGATAGCCTGGAGAAGCTTTTCTCTCGGGCTGATGTGCTGAGTCTGCATTGCCCGCTCACAGCGCAAACCCAAAGGATGGTATCGGCTGATAGGCTGGCACTGATGAAACCGACAGCTATCCTGCTGAACATGTCCCGAGGAAGTCTGATCGATGAAAAAGCATTAGCCTCTGCCCTAAATGAAGGACGGCTCTATGCTGCAGGCTTGGACGTACTTGCGGAAGAACCTCCACGCATGGATCACCCTTTGCTCAAGGCGCGTAATTGTCACATCACGCCACATATGGGCTGGAATACGGATGCAGCGCGCTTGCGCCTTTCTCGGACGATCAAGGAGAATCTTCGGGCTTTCATTTCCGGTCACCCTGTCAATGTCGTTTAAGAACAGGATCCATCAAAACGATTATTTTTCCGACCAATACCTTTCGAGGAATTTGACGAATTTATCCTCGATAAATCTACGTGAGTTCGATGTAAGCGATACGGTGCCGATTCTCATATGAGCCGCCTTATCGATCAAGCTCTTATTGGGATATTGACTATGACCGATCAGAAAATGAAAGGGAAAAAGTTTGACGTCTCATCGGATGTCGAAGCTTCTCGAAGCTGAAACCTCTCAACCGAGAAATGAAATACGTTGACAAACAGCATAAATCTATAAATCAGGTCTTTCCCGTTTGTTTATATTTGTATCTCATTATCATCTGACAGCATAATCGCTCCGAATACAATACTCAGAAAATCGGAACAGACAATCAAAAAACCTGAATGAACGAAAAGTATAGGGCAGAGCTGCAAGAGCTGGAAGAAAGCGGGAGTCTCAGGCAGCTTAGGAATCTGATACACGATGGCAGCTACATCATCGAGGAGGAAAGACGAATGCTCAACCTCTCCTCGAACGATTATCTCGGACTGACTGCTCGGGAAGATCTGATAGATGAGTTTTATACCTCTATCTCTGGAGAGGATCGACTTCCGGGCAGCTGTTCCTCCCGTCTGCTCACGGGCAATAGTACGGCATATGACAGATTGGAGAGGATGATAGCGGAACGATTCGGACGCGAATCTTCTCTGATATTCAACAGCGGTTACCACCTCAACACAGGCGTTCTACCGGCTCTTGTGGATGGACGGACCTTGATCGTGGCAGACAGATTAGTTCATGCCAGCATCATAGATGGCATCCGACTCTGTGGAACGCCTTTCGAGCGATTTCGACACAATGATCCGGAGCATTTGGAGCGGATCCTCCGCAAGAATAAAGATCTATACAGCCGGATCATCATAGCAGTAGAGAGTATATATAGTATGGACGGCGATGTAGCCGATCTCCCATCTTTGGTTGGTCTCAAAAAGCTATACCCTACCGTCGAGCTATATGTGGACGAAGCTCATGCCATAGGAGTAAGGGGAAAAACCGGTTTAGGCTTGGCGGAAGAGACTGCTACCATCGGGAAAATAGACTATCTGGTCGGCACATTCGGAAAAGCATTGGCCTCTATGGGTGCCTATATAGTCTGTGACAATGCCGTACGTGAATACCTGATCAATCGAAGTCGTTCGCTTATATTCTCCACAGCTTTACCACCTGCTACGATAGGATGGACTGAACTGATATTCCGTCGGCTACCTGAGTTTGTGATGGAGAGAAAGCGGTTGGAGGATTCTGCTACGCTTTTGCGTGATGCTATCAAGAAAAAAGGCATAGAAATGCCATCATCGAGTCACATCATTCCCTATATGGTAGGCGAAAATGCTCCTTGCATTGCGTTGTCCGAACATCTTCAGGACAATGGCTTCTTCGTACTCCCGAT
This genomic stretch from Porphyromonas gingivalis ATCC 33277 harbors:
- a CDS encoding 8-amino-7-oxononanoate synthase, translated to MNEKYRAELQELEESGSLRQLRNLIHDGSYIIEEERRMLNLSSNDYLGLTAREDLIDEFYTSISGEDRLPGSCSSRLLTGNSTAYDRLERMIAERFGRESSLIFNSGYHLNTGVLPALVDGRTLIVADRLVHASIIDGIRLCGTPFERFRHNDPEHLERILRKNKDLYSRIIIAVESIYSMDGDVADLPSLVGLKKLYPTVELYVDEAHAIGVRGKTGLGLAEETATIGKIDYLVGTFGKALASMGAYIVCDNAVREYLINRSRSLIFSTALPPATIGWTELIFRRLPEFVMERKRLEDSATLLRDAIKKKGIEMPSSSHIIPYMVGENAPCIALSEHLQDNGFFVLPIRHPTVPLHTARLRFSLTAALDTVSIHKLIDILP
- a CDS encoding RNA-binding domain-containing protein produces the protein MITKKELLQMLSDTESYNIERTESTGNMDKFCQAICAFSNDMSGSGKNGYLIIGAKDNGKLSGLQVDDKLLLQIANIRTDGNILPQPIMTVEKFSFGEGDVLVAEVQPSEFPPVRYRGRVWVRVGPRKSTATEAEEKILTERRLSNVHTFDAMPCLGTSIDDLDVALIRKEFLPKAVAEDVLGEDKRDITDQLASLGLYDLRYNCPTNGAIVLFGKNPERHVHGAYIQYVRFRGKDRTGDILNEHKFSGNLCKVLPKIDAFVETSISQKRPIPVSVLREETVSKYPYWATRELLMNAIMHRDYEGNAPIQFYEYDDRIEIQNPGGLYGKVSPDNFPNVSDYRNPFIAEAMKVLGYVNRFSRGVYRAQKELEENGNGQASFDFSLITAFRVVENVSQKYFEEGFGGETSKKHPRNIQETTQETTQETTQERILAAIQAKPEITQKELAQSIGITLDGIKYHIKNMTKLGLIKHEGSTKAGKWIIIK
- a CDS encoding GNAT family N-acetyltransferase, whose product is MDFIFSRIEKYYPYNLLLLADETVVAINKYLPYSDVYIAKQQGKIVGVISLLPVDKQTIEIKNIAISPAYQGKGLGSWILKKAEEIARKGGYITIIVGTADCGTKQIQFYEKHGYSKYAIKENFFLENYAQPIYENGIILKDMIMLRKELK
- a CDS encoding DUF349 domain-containing protein — protein: MENPTNPLTDSMAQPESEELKPTTTDRLPEAQSLEVADPTPLENESKSAEESKTSVNARLADMTELELLDSLAILLQGEELPRRQEVEAYKSAFYKKKQARTGESADSTTSSMAEPDLNEERLKDLLQRFRELNQTRIESMQKERESNLAQKEALLQRLRDLLGSNEEFGKISPVFHEIRKSWKETGPVPEANATDITKEYNSLVEQFYDLKQINDEFRAYDFKKNLEAKEELIHQAEVLTENADVIHSFRVLQELHHQWRELGPVARELREEVWARFKAASTAINKKYQEHFEKQKMREQENLAAKTLLCEEMEAIDTSGLNSLAKWDEQTKAVLEIQAKWKTIGYARRSDNEKIYERFRAACDNYFNKKTAFFKGKREELTDNYKKKLAMVEEAESLQESSDWKETSARLAELQKKWKTIGAVPHRYSDEIWKRFTTACDAFFKRKKAEQGDMRSEERENLKSKKAIIAELETLDSEEASEGIIDRLNALAGRWNSIGFVPFREKDTINKAYRKLIDGLYDKLNIERSNRRLEGYNASLEQLEGGGKGQLYDERDRMTRILDRMRNELQTYTNNLGFLNISSKSGNSLMREMERKKEKLEEDIRLMIEKIKLIDKKVEELNSKE
- a CDS encoding IS982-like element IS195 family transposase; the encoded protein is MKTNIVDVFCIIDDFSKLFDEAIKKKTLEEEDKKRRNRKFKMSDSEVMTILILFHLSRYRDLKAFYLQYITHSCRSEFPHLVSYNRFVELQSRVGFKLIAFLNMCCLGQCTGISFIDSTPLKACHIKRAHGHRTMRGWAQKGKSTMGWFYGFKLHIVINDRGEIINYQITPGNCDDREPLKDGTFTKNLFGKLIADRGYISQNLFDRLFVDDIHMITKIKKNMKNSLMHLYDKVLLRKRALIETVNDMLKNVCQIEHTRHRSVNNFVTNLISGIIAYNILPKKPELNIEIIRNPNFPISA
- a CDS encoding D-2-hydroxyacid dehydrogenase encodes the protein MKIVIADSYAALPGDLDWSGIEEMGECVFYEYTRPEDLALRAADAEILLTNKTPVTAADMEGMPHLRYIGLMITGLNLIDMDAARERGITITNIPHYSTESVAQMAISHLLHITMPIGELSRQVKDGCWQNDYEQIARDTYQIELSGLTMAIVGLGAIGTRVAEMARGFGMKILAHTSKSPIELPSYIEKADSLEKLFSRADVLSLHCPLTAQTQRMVSADRLALMKPTAILLNMSRGSLIDEKALASALNEGRLYAAGLDVLAEEPPRMDHPLLKARNCHITPHMGWNTDAARLRLSRTIKENLRAFISGHPVNVV